One Euphorbia lathyris chromosome 1, ddEupLath1.1, whole genome shotgun sequence DNA segment encodes these proteins:
- the LOC136217449 gene encoding uncharacterized protein, with amino-acid sequence MDNMDNNMRLFLQFMGKIGAKMDLTNFLLARELSKLVDMLGERTRRQSLSVGGYLKDATRAHGVGLVDCSQAYALYYQMENELERLRVSVDGAASEVHMFGEELKENILSLGAKL; translated from the exons ATGGATAATATGGATAACAACATGCGGTTGTTTTTACAGTTCATGGGGAAGATTGGTGCTAAGATGGATTTGACTAACTTCTTGCTTGCTCGAGAACTATCAAAGCTGGTGGATATGCTCGGGGAGCGGACAAGACGCCAATCATTGTCTGTTGGTGGTTATTTGAAAGATGCTACCAGAGCGCATGGTGTG GGCTTGGTGGATTGTAGCCAAGCTTATGCGTTGTACTATCAGATGGAGAATGAGTTGGAAAGGCTGAGGGTTAGTGTTGACGGGGCTGCCTCAGAGGTGCACATGTTTGGGGAGGAGCTGAAGGAAAATATACTAAGTCTAGGCgcgaaattataa